From one Nocardioides sp. Kera G14 genomic stretch:
- a CDS encoding CoA-transferase, which yields MNTTTDQPLTMDELAAVIARDIPEGSFVNLGIGQPTKIADHLPKDEQGNVNVVLHTENGMLGMGRKADGDEVDADLTNAGKVPVIETPGCSYFHHADSFAMMRGGHLDVCVLGAFQVAANGDLANWSTGKPGDIPAVGGAMDLAIGAKDVYVMMSLFAKDGSSKLVEACTMPLTGVGCVSRVYTDYGVFDVGPDGVSVRETFGITLEELQQKLPVALR from the coding sequence ATGAACACGACGACCGACCAGCCGCTGACCATGGACGAGCTCGCGGCCGTCATCGCCCGCGACATCCCCGAAGGGTCCTTCGTGAACCTCGGCATCGGCCAGCCGACGAAGATCGCCGACCATCTGCCCAAGGACGAGCAGGGCAACGTCAACGTCGTCCTGCATACCGAGAACGGCATGCTCGGAATGGGCCGCAAGGCGGACGGTGACGAGGTCGATGCCGACCTCACCAACGCCGGCAAGGTCCCCGTCATCGAGACGCCCGGCTGCTCCTACTTCCACCACGCCGACTCCTTCGCGATGATGCGCGGCGGCCACCTCGACGTCTGCGTCCTCGGCGCCTTCCAGGTCGCCGCCAACGGTGACCTCGCCAACTGGTCGACGGGCAAGCCGGGCGACATCCCCGCCGTCGGTGGTGCGATGGATCTGGCCATCGGCGCCAAGGACGTCTACGTGATGATGAGCCTCTTCGCGAAGGACGGCAGCTCCAAGCTGGTCGAGGCCTGCACGATGCCGCTCACCGGCGTCGGCTGTGTCAGCCGGGTCTACACCGACTACGGCGTCTTCGACGTCGGTCCCGACGGTGTGAGCGTCCGCGAGACCTTCGGTATCACGCTCGAGGAACTGCAGCAGAAGCTCCCGGTCGCTCTGCGTTGA
- a CDS encoding 3-oxoacid CoA-transferase subunit A has protein sequence MGRTSILETTDEAVAGIEDGSTILVGGFGLAGMPFDLIDALIRQGAKDLTIVANNAGNAEVGLAALLKAGRVRKILCSFPRQVDSYVFDELYRAGKIELEVVPQGNLAERMRAAGAGIGAFFCPTAVGTPLAEGKEEREIDGRRYILEYPIKGDYALLSAHRADQMGNLVYRKTARNFGPVMATAAATTIVQVNEVVPTGTLDPEAVVTPSIYVDRVVQVEARHYTVEGAR, from the coding sequence ATGGGCCGGACCAGCATCCTCGAGACCACCGACGAGGCCGTCGCCGGAATCGAGGACGGATCCACCATCCTCGTCGGCGGCTTCGGCCTGGCCGGCATGCCGTTCGACCTGATCGACGCGCTGATCCGCCAGGGCGCCAAGGACCTCACGATCGTCGCCAACAACGCCGGCAATGCCGAGGTCGGCCTCGCTGCACTGCTCAAGGCCGGGCGGGTACGGAAGATCCTCTGCTCCTTCCCGCGCCAGGTCGACTCCTACGTCTTCGACGAGCTCTACCGCGCGGGGAAGATCGAGCTCGAGGTGGTCCCGCAGGGCAACCTCGCCGAGCGGATGCGGGCCGCCGGCGCCGGCATCGGTGCGTTCTTCTGCCCGACCGCTGTCGGCACGCCGCTGGCCGAGGGCAAGGAGGAGCGCGAGATCGACGGCAGGCGCTACATCCTCGAATACCCGATCAAGGGCGACTACGCGCTCCTCTCCGCCCACAGGGCAGACCAGATGGGCAACCTCGTCTACCGCAAGACCGCCCGCAACTTCGGTCCCGTCATGGCGACCGCGGCCGCGACGACGATCGTCCAGGTCAACGAGGTGGTGCCCACCGGCACGCTCGATCCCGAGGCCGTTGTCACGCCATCGATCTACGTCGACCGGGTCGTCCAGGTCGAGGCCCGTCACTACACCGTCGAGGGAGCACGATGA
- a CDS encoding thiolase family protein: protein MAYVFAATRTPFGKFNGSLADQRPDDLAATVISSLVGKTGLDASLIEDTVWGCANQAGEDNRNVGRMGLLLAGLPTSVPATTVNRLCGSSLDAAIIGSRAIDTGDADLVLTGGVESMTRAPWVLPKPSRAFPAGNETLVSTTLGWRLVNERMPKEWTVSLGEANEQLQERFGISRERQDAFAARSHQLAAAAWESGFYDDLVTPVGDLTRDEGIRANSTTETLGGLKPVFRKDGTITAGNASPLNDGASAVLLGSEKAAASIGSDPIARIAGRGVFALDPQDFGFAPVEAANRALASAGIAWGDVGAVELNEAFAVQSLACVDAWKIDPEIVNVKGGAIAIGHPLGASGGRLIGTLAAVLKEKKQRYGVAAICIGVGQALALVLENTELEGGAH, encoded by the coding sequence ATGGCCTATGTCTTTGCCGCCACCCGTACGCCCTTCGGGAAGTTCAACGGCTCGCTCGCCGACCAGCGCCCCGATGACCTCGCCGCGACCGTCATCTCCTCCCTCGTGGGGAAGACCGGTCTCGACGCGAGCCTGATCGAGGACACCGTCTGGGGCTGTGCCAACCAGGCCGGCGAGGACAACCGCAACGTCGGCCGGATGGGGCTCCTGCTGGCCGGCCTGCCGACCTCCGTCCCCGCGACGACGGTCAACCGCCTCTGTGGTTCCTCCCTCGACGCCGCCATCATCGGCTCCCGTGCCATCGACACCGGTGACGCTGACCTCGTGCTCACCGGCGGGGTCGAGTCCATGACCCGCGCCCCGTGGGTCCTTCCCAAGCCGTCGCGTGCCTTCCCGGCCGGTAACGAGACGCTGGTCTCCACCACCCTCGGCTGGCGCCTCGTGAACGAGCGGATGCCGAAGGAGTGGACCGTCTCCCTGGGCGAGGCGAATGAGCAGCTCCAGGAGCGCTTCGGCATCAGCCGCGAGCGCCAGGACGCCTTCGCGGCCCGCTCCCACCAGCTCGCGGCCGCCGCCTGGGAGAGCGGCTTCTACGACGACCTCGTCACTCCGGTGGGTGACTTGACCCGCGACGAGGGCATCCGCGCCAACTCGACCACCGAGACCCTCGGTGGACTCAAGCCCGTCTTCCGCAAGGACGGCACCATCACCGCCGGCAACGCCAGCCCGCTCAACGACGGCGCCTCGGCCGTGCTGCTCGGTTCGGAGAAGGCTGCCGCGAGCATCGGCAGCGACCCGATCGCCCGCATCGCCGGGCGCGGCGTCTTCGCCCTCGACCCGCAGGACTTCGGCTTCGCCCCGGTGGAGGCGGCCAACCGCGCCCTCGCCAGTGCCGGGATCGCGTGGGGTGATGTCGGTGCCGTCGAGCTCAACGAGGCCTTCGCCGTCCAGTCCCTGGCCTGCGTCGACGCCTGGAAGATCGACCCGGAGATCGTCAACGTCAAGGGTGGCGCGATCGCGATCGGTCACCCGCTGGGTGCCTCCGGTGGACGCCTGATCGGTACCCTCGCCGCCGTACTCAAGGAGAAGAAGCAGCGGTACGGCGTCGCCGCGATCTGCATCGGCGTCGGCCAGGCCCTCGCGCTGGTCCTGGAGAACACCGAGCTCGAGGGCGGGGCCCACTGA